The DNA region ATCATCCTAATGTAGACAAGTTGGGAAGAATGTGTTTAGATATTTTGAAAGATAAGTGGTCCCCAGCACCGCAGATCTGCACAGTTCTGCTATCAATCCAGGCTTTGTTAAGTGCTCCTACTCCAGGGGATCCATTGGCAAATGATGTAGTCAAGCAGTGGAAGACTAACGAAGCCCAAGCCATAGAGACAGCGAGAGCATGGACTAGGCTATATGCCATGAACAATATTTAAGTCGATCCCATCATCAAGTGTACACCACTTCTCCTGTTCTGCCaagacttcttccttttttttttttgtttgcatttaatGGACACAGTCTTAGAAACATTACAGAATAAAAGCCGAGGCATCTTCATCTTTGTTGATTATATGCACATTAGCAAATCTGTCTTGTCCTGATTCACTGTTGTAACGCATGAGCAGAGGCTAGAAGTGTCATCCGGGTTGCTGAGAGGTACTGAGAAGCAGGACTCTCTGCTTTGACTCCTTGCCCCATCACGGTTAAAGTATAAGGCACTGTGAATGAAGGTAGTTGTCAGGGTTAGCTGCCAGGGGCATGggtggttttattttactttttagggggaaagcagttttattttaattttatggccttttccccttccccctcttaaGGATCTAATTGCATTGGTTAAATGCAGCTAACCAGTTTTGTGAATAAGCTCTCTAGCCAAGTCTAACTTTAGATGCTGTAGATGGATAAGCTTGATTGTCTGAACCAAAATGGGAACATTAAATAAACATCACTTATAACACTGTGACTTTGCTGTCAAGTGTAGATTCTCCGACCCCCACCATCTACCCCCAAAAGACAAGGAAGAAGCTTGTGACCATTTTGTATGGCTTCTCTGGAAAGTTCtgcaaatattatattttagtacaatactttttattattctaaaaaaaaaacccataaaaacaaaaccctacctCAAATTAACCTCCTCCCAAGTGTCCCTAGTTGAAATGATAAATGACTGCACAAAAACATCAGAAGCAGTTACTGAGTAGCTCTAGTTTGTGGGTAATGAAACAGTTGCTACAGTACCTCCAAGCTGGAAAGAAGAAACTGTTAAGCCCCTGCCACTGGACAGAAAtgacctctgtctgtctgtctgtctgtctatttgtttgttctgtgtttctctgtgtaacatccaccaccctgggtgtcctggaacttgctttgtggaccaggttggctttgaactaaCAGAGCTCTGCCAGATTCTGCCTCCCCAagagctgggagtaaaggtgtgcatcaccacacccagctgcctTACGGGTTTTTAACCAGGTGAAAGAAACGTGCAACGTGTTTCAGCAGAAACTGTACTTTGAGTTTTCACTTTTGGTCTTTTGCTGGGCTAGTGGTACATGGCACAATACTTCCTTGTGCTATGGGGCAAGGGTGGAAGGTCGAGATTGAATCAGGCACTCAACTGAAGGGGAAACACCTGGGCATGGATAACCTTAAACGTGAATTGTTCCGGAAAGGGACATGGACCACAAAATCTAAATATTCTATGATCCCAACTGCATGACGCTCTAGGAAAGGAAGAACTTTAGAGAAGTAAAAAGACTAGTACCAGGGGCTTGTGGATAGTAACAGAATGGAATTACTCACTTGCCAAGTTAACAGAGTGCAGCATGAACCCTCATGTAGATTGAAGTCTTTAGTGACTGACAGATTACCAATACTGTTACAAGTTACCCTCACAACCAGTCTCGCAAAGCAGGCTGTTtgaagcagggcggtggtggcgcacggctttaatcccagcacttgggaggcagaggcaggtggatttcttagtttgaggccagcctggtctacagagtgagttccaggacagccagggagggctacacagagaaaccctgtcttgaaaccccactccccccaaaaaaagcaggCTGTTTGAAATGAGAGGCCTGGGTAGAGGGAAAGAAGGTATATGGATACAATTCTACCTGTTCTGTAAGGctgaaaacactaaaaaaaaaaaaaaaaaaNNNNNNNNNNNNNNNNNNNNNNNNNNNNNNNNNNNNNNNNNNNNNNGGTATTTTAAAATCGTCTCAGTGAGGTGTGGAGCATGACAGCAATACAACaccaggtctacagagtggaaTACAATACAACACCAGGTCTACAGAGTTGCATATTAGGGATCTAGTGGTTACCTCACTGACAAAATCAGGAACCAGTTTTAAACCAGAAGAGAAATACAGGGTTTAGGTGACAATTCTGTCACTGGCCTGATGAACTGATTCTGAAAGCAAGTTGAATGTTATTTCCCACCCGACTCTTGATTAACAATTAGTCTACCTGCTTGTCACAAGTATAGCAAGCTAAACACAGGGTCTGTGATAATACTTaaggtggatttcttttttttttaaaggtacttatttatttattgtatgtatatgagcacactgtcactgtcttcagacacatcagaagaaggcatcagatcccattacagatggttatgagccgtcatgtggttgctgggaactgaactcaagacctctagaagaacagtcggtgctcttaactgctgagccatctctctagcccttaaggtgaatttcttatttaaaatgttttttttttgtaggtataatgtgtctatgtatgtgttcatgtgaatgcaaacatgtacatgtggaaaccagagacaACCTCAGGTATGGAGCCTCAACTTTTTTATTCTGTCTAGAGTCTGCTCTTTCTACTTTCTGCATATGCCAGACCAGCGGGCTCTGGAGCTTCCAGggcctctcttgtttctgcctctatCCAGCACGACCGTAACCAGCCTACATACATGGCTTCTGAGGACCCAAACTCAAATTCATagagccatcttgtcagctgAATACCTCCAGTTGAATTTTAATGTACTCTTTTTATTTCAGCTAAAAGAATAGTttttagttccaggacagccagggctacatggagaaaccctgtctcgaaaaaaccaaaacacaaaaccaaaccaaaccaaaccaaccaaacaaaaaagaatagttttcattattgtATGTGCCATGGacggagatcagaggataacttttggatgtcagttctctccatccacctttatgtgggttcttggggatcaaatcaaactcaggtcaccagcctTGCATGAAAAGTGCCataactcactgagccatcttgctgccccAAAAGAATGCTTTAATTTATTCAAGTGTATCAACTGTATATCACATAGAAGAAACTTATCAATTTTGTTCTCATATAGAAATGCTAAACAATTGTTTTCTTTACAGCTTAGTGTAAAATACAACATTAAAGATTAGTGTGTTCTACAAATAACTTCAAGTGAGGTGAATTGAACATTAATGattcacttttattatttactgaaATACATCTATTGTGATGCTGACACCAATGAAAACGGTTGTTAACCACCAATCATGAATAAGGTGACAATGGACAATTTCTGATAATGAAGTCAATTAACTGTAGACATTTTCATTCAAGACTTAATGGTACATCTGGAATTGtacacatttctgtttttgtttttattttaagtctctctctctctctctctctctttctctctctctctctctctctctctctctctctctctctctgtgtgtgtgtgtgtgtgtgtgtgtgtgtgtgtgtgtgtgtgtgtgtgtgtgaaggctagATGGTAGCATCAGATCCTCTTAAGCAGGAATTACTGATGGACAATATGGATACTTAGAACAGTACCTGGGTCCTTTGGAGaatagcaagttctcttaactgcttagccatgtctccagcccctgaggATCTTACTGAGCTTTTGAGAGGATGGAagattttcttaacatttaacgAGGACTCTACTGAGAGTGAGACCTATGTCTGACCCTGAGCTTGGGATCCTGACTTCTAGGAGTCATTGGTTCAACTCTGAGTGGAGAGTTCCCGGGGAAGGAATTTGGTTTTGTGTTACTGGGTACCAGTGATTGTtcatcttcactgtcaacttgattggactGAAAGCTCATCTCTGGGTGTCTCGGACATTTCCAGAGAGTTATTAAATCAGGAAGGCTCTGACTTAATAGATTAATCCCTTGATGGATTCATACTATGATGGCATTACTGGGAGGTAGGGAAAAGTAAGAAGTGGGCCCAGGTGCATGCAAGTGGGTCTTGCACCTGGACTGAGTTTGAGGAGTATATCCTGGCCTGGCTGttttctctactctttttttttctgcttcctggctgccatggTATGCCTACTCTGCTCTTTTACACCTTCTCCCGCATGACTGACTATCACTCCATCACTCCTGAAAATATGAGCCCAAGTCAGTAATTCCttaattttatgttgttttaggAGTCTATCAACATGATGCACAAGTAACTAATGCAGTACACAAGGCTGAAGTGATGCTCAGGATGTGGGAGACAAACGTCTCATCAGTACCAGAATGCTCTGGATTGGTGAGatcatgagatggctcagtgggattggcacttgccaccaagcatgGTGACATGAAGACTCACATATCAGAACAGAACCACTGatttccacatgcatgccatggcacactcatatatgtatgtacagagacatgtacaaaaatataataaaaatttaaaaatactagagCATTTgaatttttgtctaaaaatagAATTGTAAAAAAGGCTGGGCAGTACTATAGGGCCACATGTAGGCTAAGGATTGGGCTGGTTCTTGACACTATTTCAGCTGAGTGAAGGAACTACACAGGAGGTAAAGCTAAGATGGTAGAATTGCTTTTCCAAGGCTCCACTACAAGTCAGCCAGTGTCctggcacatagacacacacagaagcccTGAAACAGGTAGAACAGGGTTCATGATGGCTGTCTGTTCTACAGTCTGACTAGAGAGAGGCCTTTCAGAGAGGATCAGGCTCCTGGGCTTGGCTGGGAGGCATACACAGCTTGTCCTATGTAGCAGGCTGAGCCTGTGAGACTTGACAGAAACCCCTCCTCCAACCTAGAGACAGTCAAATGAGAAGACATCAAGAATGGCCACATTTATGATCCAGGGAGGACCTAGGAACTAGCTTAGTTAGTATTGCTGTTGTTGGACTGGTGAGACCTGTTTATAGGGCCTGCTCATAATGATCTCCAAACTCGTTTCCAGTGGAAGGCTCAACATCTCCAGTCCTTCTCCTCACATGGTGCTCAGTGGACCAGCAAACAAGTGTTtcttcccctacccccacccaccaccctgcCCCACCTGGACTGGCATACCAGTCTTGTCCCATGCTTCCCCATTTCTACCTTTTACCATTTATTCTTCATTTAGAACCCAGGAAAAGCCTTTACAAATCTATGTCTAGTCATTCCACTCCCAGGCTCAACACCTTGAGAGCCCACACCTTCAGCTCAGGTTGAAAGGCCAATTCTTCCCTGGCCCACAGCCCGATGTCCTGGCCATGTTCTTACCCACTTCATCTAAAGTGCTCACCCCCCTCACTTTCCTTGCTTCCCCAAGGACAGAGACCCATGCCTGCTACAGCCCCAGGACCTTTATTTACACTTGCTGGTTTTCATTGGAATGGTTTGTATCAGACATCTGCCTCACAATATACGCATGGTGCCTACAGCAAGCAAAAGCAATTGCGCTCCATCCTGTCCTCATCTGTCTCCTGACATGTCACACCATGTGTCTATTCTCCACTGGAAAGTCCCCAGGGAGGGGAACTTTTGTGGTATTCATTTATCCTCAACACTAGAACAAGGCTTACTAGACAACAGATGCTCATTTCAATCGGGAAGGAgaagctgggaagatgactcGGGGATTTAGAGCACTGATGCTGCttctcagaggacccaggttggattcTAATTCATAACTAtccataaccccagttccaggggacatgGCAcacgcatatgtgtgtatgtgggcaaaacactcctacacctaaagccaaataaaaaaaatctaaacaactgtcaaaataaaaactaaataggaaagaaaaatacttcCATTATCACTTAATTATCAACTGGGATTTGGGTTTCATGTGGCTTTTTGGAATACCccaaaatcaattttcttttgcTCAGCTTTCTCTGAGAGCCAAGAACAAAGAAGTCCCAAACTTCCTTAGTACCACAGCGTGTCTCTTCTTCTCCACCACCCAGctccaaaggaagaaaatttacAGAGAAATATAGACAGCCATCAAAAGTAATGAATATCACCAATggggaatatagctcagtagcagagcattTGACCAGCACACatgaggtcctcagttcaatccctggtaatagccaaaggaaaaacaagtaaCAAATTATTTGTCACTCTAAGTATaggtgtgaggccctgggttcaagcacCAGTatcaaaaaattaatgaattcaagtttaaaagtaagttttagaAATAGTCaaaatgctgggtggtggtggcgcaggcctttaatcccagcacttgggaggatttctgagttcaaggccagcctggtctacagagtgagttccaggacagccagggctatacagagaaaccctgtctcagaaagcctTATCTCAAAAGGGGGGCAGGGAACTGGCCAAAGTAATTTATACCCAAGGGTTTAATTATGTAAAAAATAGACAATTTAAGATAATAGAGAGAAAGACTAAATTTGATGTTTATTAGGTTCATTTTTCAGTCAagatataagatttttttttttagaatatagaatcaattttttttgattttcattacaaaatcaaagtatattatttttgacATCTCAGAGGACTTGTAAATTATATAGCATTAATATAAATGGGAAATTAAGCTGGATTGAgtacagaataaaagaaataaaattaaaatacttaattAGATACAGTAAAACTTCAAAAGAAGAGACACATGATGGTTCAGGCTGAACTCAGGAAACAGTGAGGTAGAAGGGTTTTGAGTTTGAGGTTACTCTGAGCACATAGCTGGCAAGACTCTGGCTGAGAAACTTAGAGAAGCACTGGGGATAGAGCTTAGTTGGTGGAATGATGCTTGGCATGTGTGAGATCCTAAATCAAACCTCCAGCAGCACATAAACCAACCTTTGCATTGGGAAATTAAAGCAggagatcaggagttccaggtcatcttcagctatatagtAAGTCCGAGGACAGCagggactacatagaaagaccttggCTTAAATA from Mastomys coucha isolate ucsf_1 unplaced genomic scaffold, UCSF_Mcou_1 pScaffold22, whole genome shotgun sequence includes:
- the LOC116068734 gene encoding ubiquitin-conjugating enzyme E2 N-like, which codes for MAGLPHKIIKEMQHLLAEPNENKAHYFHVVIAGLQKSPFERGTFKFELFLPEKYPMAAPTVRFMTKIYHPNVDKLGRMCLDILKDKWSPAPQICTVLLSIQALLSAPTPGDPLANDVVKQWKTNEAQAIETARAWTRLYAMNNI